Proteins from a single region of Croceicoccus marinus:
- a CDS encoding SDR family NAD(P)-dependent oxidoreductase — translation MSGLLAGRVALVTGAVRGIGLAAARSMAAKGAKVWIADLKPEGDTAVSQALESVPGGAYLSLDVADEGQWQAAIARIEREDGRLDILVNNAGIDGTGRVQDMTLELWRKVMSVNSDGAFLGTKHAYALLERSGKDRKGGSTIVNVSSVMGFVAFPESSAYCASKGAIRQFSKACAVEFATYGAPIRVNSVHPGFVQTPLLDEGFDRMVSRGVAEKADDLKKQVSESTPVGRLGTMQEIGDAIAFLASEEASYMTGSEMVVDGGYIAR, via the coding sequence ATGAGCGGCTTACTGGCGGGGCGCGTCGCGCTGGTCACGGGCGCGGTGCGGGGCATCGGCCTTGCTGCGGCACGCAGCATGGCCGCAAAGGGCGCAAAGGTCTGGATCGCGGACCTGAAGCCGGAAGGCGACACCGCAGTTTCGCAGGCATTGGAGTCGGTGCCGGGCGGCGCCTATCTCTCGCTTGACGTTGCCGACGAAGGACAGTGGCAGGCCGCCATCGCCCGGATCGAGCGTGAGGACGGGCGGCTCGACATACTGGTCAACAATGCGGGCATCGACGGCACGGGCCGGGTGCAGGACATGACGCTGGAGCTGTGGCGCAAGGTCATGTCGGTCAACAGCGACGGCGCGTTCCTGGGCACCAAGCACGCCTATGCGCTGCTGGAGCGAAGCGGCAAGGACCGCAAGGGCGGATCGACCATCGTCAATGTCAGCTCGGTCATGGGTTTCGTCGCCTTTCCCGAAAGCAGCGCCTATTGCGCGTCCAAGGGCGCGATCCGCCAGTTCAGCAAGGCATGCGCGGTCGAGTTCGCTACCTATGGCGCGCCGATCCGCGTCAATTCGGTCCACCCCGGCTTCGTGCAGACGCCGCTGCTGGACGAAGGCTTCGACCGCATGGTTTCGCGCGGGGTCGCGGAAAAGGCCGATGATCTCAAGAAGCAGGTCAGCGAATCCACCCCCGTCGGCAGGCTGGGCACGATGCAGGAAATCGGCGACGCCATCGCCTTCCTCGCCAGCGAGGAGGCCAGTTACATGACCGGGTCCGAAATGGTCGTCGACGGCGGCTATATCGCGCGCTGA